The following proteins come from a genomic window of Corallococcus sp. NCRR:
- a CDS encoding tenascin-X has protein sequence MKARLLKVFASLSLGLLAACGSVDMESTSLARSQSELGSECPCGGEGPWNCLPCAFICGDGICDSAHGESVNTCAEDCTPAPYCGDGWCNNGETNATCPWDCGPSTWCGDGLCNGNETVTSCLSDCGSLTCGDHLCDAHEMGWCSDCGPICTGPNCPQWPQDP, from the coding sequence GTGAAGGCACGTCTGTTGAAGGTGTTCGCGTCGTTGTCATTGGGATTGCTGGCCGCGTGCGGCAGCGTGGACATGGAGTCCACGTCGCTGGCGCGGAGCCAGTCCGAGCTCGGCTCCGAATGTCCCTGTGGAGGCGAGGGCCCGTGGAACTGTCTGCCCTGCGCCTTCATCTGCGGTGACGGCATCTGTGACTCGGCCCACGGCGAGTCCGTCAACACGTGCGCCGAGGACTGCACGCCCGCGCCCTACTGCGGTGACGGCTGGTGCAACAACGGCGAGACGAACGCCACCTGCCCCTGGGACTGTGGCCCCTCCACGTGGTGCGGCGACGGTCTGTGCAACGGAAACGAGACGGTGACGAGCTGCCTGTCGGACTGCGGAAGCCTGACGTGTGGCGATCACCTCTGCGACGCCCACGAGATGGGCTGGTGCTCGGACTGCGGCCCCATCTGCACCGGTCCGAACTGCCCGCAGTGGCCGCAGGACCCGTAG
- a CDS encoding fimbrial protein codes for MSSRRRWFFIAFGLLACSCVGVVAVNTVRNFVRFGQRAKAAECKSNLKAWSALQKRHFQDTKTYEPVFAKVGFAPERGNRYAYFAGRGPMEVRDQERSEAPEGAMAIGADTFRFTYLRPFDVQVLHPSLKARLGVSGTCPACDITLVCVGNTDEDATLDVWVLSTGALDLQDVDGETAEPGVPVHLVDDTKD; via the coding sequence ATGAGCTCCCGCCGGAGGTGGTTCTTCATCGCCTTCGGCCTGCTGGCCTGCTCGTGCGTGGGCGTGGTGGCCGTCAACACGGTCCGGAACTTCGTCCGGTTCGGCCAGCGCGCCAAGGCAGCGGAGTGCAAGTCGAACCTGAAGGCCTGGTCCGCGCTCCAGAAACGCCACTTCCAGGACACGAAGACCTACGAGCCGGTCTTCGCGAAGGTGGGCTTCGCGCCCGAGCGGGGCAACCGCTACGCGTACTTCGCGGGCCGGGGACCGATGGAGGTTCGCGACCAGGAGCGAAGCGAGGCTCCAGAGGGAGCGATGGCCATCGGCGCGGACACCTTCCGGTTCACCTACCTGCGCCCCTTCGACGTGCAGGTGCTGCATCCGTCATTGAAGGCCCGGCTCGGCGTCTCCGGCACGTGCCCCGCCTGCGACATCACCCTGGTGTGCGTGGGAAACACCGACGAGGACGCGACGCTGGATGTCTGGGTCCTCTCCACCGGAGCGCTGGACCTCCAGGACGTGGACGGAGAGACCGCCGAGCCCGGTGTCCCCGTGCACCTCGTGGACGACACGAAGGACTGA
- a CDS encoding tetratricopeptide repeat protein: MHRTFLVLLLPLTFGCATTAATSLDAAPTQVATAEKKNLLTLPEILQRMEASPVKYALDEKDSPPDGWADTLWPQRIQPLPYARVVREGGKATLAPPYNDPESERLLAEAEPHFQANRFDEAAKLYARSTEVCPKCANAWIFRGDAALFAGKAEEALGYYRKAAEHNPDDYRGHFFQGHALSRLGRRAEAREAFATALVLNPRLPTLRKLLKMYPGFGLVITPDMMVPRGMAERTETGVSAVYDGHYGTAWLAFAACKALWLGEPSHRKELTGSDSDTQFTSIEELECLGATLTGYEVAKAQKGADAGTPDEGLERMKRIVEAGMANMLVLFELASRVHPQATLTLSDDVRQRLRAYVLEYVLLEKD; this comes from the coding sequence ATGCATCGCACCTTCCTCGTCCTGTTGCTGCCGCTCACCTTCGGCTGTGCCACGACGGCAGCCACCTCTCTCGACGCCGCGCCCACGCAGGTGGCAACCGCGGAGAAGAAGAACCTGCTGACACTGCCGGAGATCCTCCAGCGCATGGAGGCTTCGCCCGTGAAGTACGCATTGGACGAGAAGGACTCCCCTCCAGACGGATGGGCTGACACGCTCTGGCCCCAGCGGATCCAGCCGTTGCCCTATGCGCGAGTCGTGAGGGAGGGGGGCAAGGCCACGCTCGCGCCGCCATACAACGACCCCGAGTCGGAGCGCCTGCTGGCGGAGGCCGAGCCGCACTTCCAGGCCAACCGCTTCGACGAGGCGGCGAAGTTGTACGCGCGCTCCACCGAGGTCTGCCCGAAGTGCGCGAACGCCTGGATCTTCCGGGGAGACGCGGCGCTCTTCGCCGGCAAGGCGGAGGAGGCGCTCGGCTACTACCGCAAGGCCGCGGAGCACAACCCCGACGACTACCGAGGGCACTTCTTCCAGGGCCACGCGTTGTCCCGGCTGGGGCGGCGTGCCGAGGCCCGCGAGGCCTTCGCCACCGCGCTGGTGCTCAACCCGCGCCTGCCCACGCTGCGCAAGCTGCTCAAGATGTATCCCGGGTTCGGGCTCGTCATCACGCCCGACATGATGGTGCCGCGCGGCATGGCCGAGCGAACGGAGACCGGCGTCTCGGCGGTGTACGACGGGCACTACGGCACCGCGTGGCTCGCGTTCGCGGCGTGCAAGGCGCTGTGGCTTGGAGAGCCCTCGCACCGCAAGGAGCTGACCGGCAGCGACAGTGACACCCAGTTCACCTCCATCGAGGAGCTCGAGTGCCTGGGCGCCACGCTCACGGGCTACGAGGTCGCGAAGGCGCAGAAGGGCGCGGACGCGGGGACCCCAGACGAGGGCCTGGAGCGGATGAAGCGCATCGTCGAGGCCGGGATGGCCAACATGCTCGTGCTCTTCGAGCTCGCCTCGCGCGTCCATCCGCAGGCGACGTTGACCCTGAGCGATGACGTGCGCCAGCGGCTGCGCGCGTACGTCCTCGAGTACGTCCTGCTGGAGAAGGACTGA
- a CDS encoding SRPBCC family protein, with protein sequence MLHTLIGAQFRACVERDYEGKPAHVVVAQRVYPTGVEDLWDAITNPERIPRWFAPVEGELRKGGRYQIKGNAGGTITRCDKPEAFDLTWEMNGGMSWVTLRLAPEGKGTRLTLEHIVHSADMEQFWSQFGPGATGVGWDLSFLGLGLYLESGKDVAAEAAASWVHSDEAKTFMRASAQAWADAHVAGGETPDVARGMAERTAAFYTGG encoded by the coding sequence ATGCTTCACACCCTGATTGGCGCCCAGTTCCGCGCGTGCGTCGAACGCGATTACGAAGGCAAGCCGGCCCACGTGGTCGTCGCGCAGCGCGTGTATCCCACCGGAGTCGAAGACCTGTGGGATGCGATCACGAACCCGGAGCGCATCCCGCGCTGGTTCGCGCCGGTGGAGGGTGAGCTGCGCAAGGGCGGCCGCTATCAGATCAAGGGGAACGCGGGCGGGACCATCACGCGTTGTGACAAGCCCGAGGCGTTCGACCTGACCTGGGAGATGAACGGCGGGATGAGCTGGGTGACCCTCCGCCTGGCGCCGGAAGGGAAGGGCACGCGGCTGACGCTCGAGCACATCGTGCACTCCGCGGACATGGAGCAGTTCTGGAGCCAGTTCGGTCCCGGAGCCACCGGCGTGGGCTGGGACTTGAGCTTCCTGGGTCTGGGCCTGTACCTGGAGTCGGGCAAGGACGTGGCCGCGGAGGCCGCCGCGTCCTGGGTGCACTCCGACGAAGCGAAGACCTTCATGCGCGCGAGCGCCCAGGCCTGGGCCGACGCCCACGTGGCGGGCGGAGAGACGCCCGACGTGGCTCGCGGGATGGCCGAGCGCACGGCCGCGTTCTATACAGGGGGCTGA
- a CDS encoding ArsR/SmtB family transcription factor gives MHAFDVLGDPVRRRILELLAEGEHASGEVVDVIQREFGITQSAVSQHLKVLRDNGFATVRVDGARRLYAVDAAPLAEVDAWLDRFRAFWTPKLDALATEVARGKKKRGE, from the coding sequence ATGCACGCCTTCGACGTCCTCGGCGATCCGGTCCGCCGCCGCATCCTGGAGCTGCTCGCGGAAGGCGAGCACGCTTCGGGCGAGGTCGTGGACGTGATCCAGCGTGAGTTCGGCATCACGCAGTCCGCCGTCTCGCAGCACCTGAAGGTCCTGCGGGACAACGGCTTCGCGACGGTGCGGGTGGATGGCGCCCGTCGCCTCTACGCCGTGGACGCCGCGCCGCTGGCGGAGGTGGACGCCTGGCTGGACCGCTTCCGGGCGTTCTGGACGCCGAAGTTGGACGCCCTGGCTACAGAAGTCGCGCGGGGGAAGAAAAAGAGGGGCGAGTAG
- a CDS encoding OmpA family protein: MKLKALCIAVSLLAVPGVAAAQSPFDSLKKAAGDASKSTVEKRVNTKLTDEGRKNQCSFKTGTAELAPGCDAKLKKLTNALVDAKKQLVAAGVKSYKFEVSGHTDSTGDAAKNKALSEQRAETIVKELVARGIPRGEITAVGYGSERMLVKPDNTEAKKAQNRRYELQVRL; the protein is encoded by the coding sequence ATGAAGCTCAAGGCGCTCTGCATCGCCGTATCGCTGCTGGCCGTTCCGGGCGTGGCCGCCGCGCAAAGCCCCTTTGATTCGCTCAAGAAGGCCGCGGGCGACGCCAGCAAGTCCACCGTGGAGAAGCGCGTCAACACGAAGCTCACGGACGAGGGCCGCAAGAACCAGTGCAGCTTCAAGACGGGCACCGCGGAGCTGGCCCCCGGCTGCGACGCGAAGCTCAAGAAGCTCACCAACGCGCTCGTGGACGCGAAGAAGCAGCTCGTCGCCGCGGGCGTCAAGAGCTACAAGTTCGAGGTCTCCGGCCACACCGACTCGACGGGTGACGCCGCGAAGAACAAGGCGCTCAGCGAGCAGCGCGCGGAGACCATCGTGAAGGAACTGGTCGCGCGAGGCATCCCCCGCGGTGAAATCACCGCCGTGGGCTACGGCTCCGAGCGCATGCTGGTGAAGCCGGACAACACCGAGGCGAAGAAGGCGCAGAACCGCCGCTACGAGCTCCAGGTCCGGCTGTAA
- a CDS encoding methyltransferase, whose translation MENTPGDSPSPTQQLHLAITSYWRTQVIGTVARLGIADLLAAGARDSESLATELGVHPDALFRLMRAGLATGIFVAFTEKTFALTPMGEGLCSNTPGSLRELAIIQSSPSHWLPWGRLTDAIRTGSAPIQAALGSDIWEHFAKNPDEAEHFARSMGDWSEMVSSQVARHVDFSAFARVADIGGSHGDLLAQVLRAHPSCRGILFELPQVAESAKPVLASRGIANRVDVVAGNFFEPGIPPADAYLLKHILHDWADDACSTLLRRLHEAAPAPARLFVVEMVIPDNRTPDITHLMDLNMLVVANGRERTYNEFQALLSATGWKIQRLIPTQSGTSIIEAAKA comes from the coding sequence ATGGAAAACACGCCTGGCGACAGCCCGTCCCCCACGCAGCAGCTCCACCTGGCCATCACCAGCTACTGGCGCACCCAGGTCATTGGCACCGTGGCCCGCCTGGGCATCGCGGACCTGCTCGCGGCCGGGGCCCGCGACAGTGAGTCGCTGGCCACCGAATTGGGTGTCCACCCGGATGCCCTGTTCCGTTTGATGCGCGCCGGCCTCGCCACGGGCATCTTCGTGGCCTTCACCGAGAAGACCTTCGCCCTGACACCCATGGGTGAAGGCCTGTGCTCGAACACGCCGGGCTCGCTGCGGGAGCTGGCCATCATCCAGAGCAGCCCTTCGCATTGGCTGCCCTGGGGGCGCCTCACCGACGCGATTCGCACCGGGAGCGCTCCCATCCAGGCCGCGCTGGGCTCCGACATCTGGGAGCACTTCGCCAAGAACCCCGACGAGGCGGAGCACTTCGCCCGGTCCATGGGGGACTGGTCCGAGATGGTGTCCAGCCAGGTGGCCCGGCACGTCGACTTCTCCGCCTTCGCCCGCGTGGCGGACATCGGAGGCAGCCACGGCGACCTGCTCGCGCAGGTGCTGCGCGCCCATCCCTCCTGCCGGGGCATCCTCTTCGAGCTGCCCCAGGTCGCCGAGAGCGCGAAGCCCGTCCTGGCGTCCCGGGGCATCGCCAACCGGGTGGACGTGGTGGCCGGGAACTTCTTCGAGCCCGGCATCCCTCCCGCCGACGCCTACCTGCTCAAGCACATCCTCCACGACTGGGCGGATGACGCCTGCTCCACCCTCCTGCGCCGGCTCCACGAGGCGGCCCCCGCCCCGGCCCGGCTCTTCGTGGTGGAGATGGTGATCCCGGACAACCGCACGCCCGACATCACCCACCTGATGGACCTCAACATGCTGGTGGTCGCCAACGGACGCGAGCGCACCTACAACGAGTTCCAGGCGCTGCTCAGCGCGACCGGCTGGAAGATCCAACGCCTCATCCCCACCCAGAGCGGGACCAGCATCATCGAGGCGGCGAAGGCCTGA
- a CDS encoding class I SAM-dependent methyltransferase — translation MAAQYDDLAVKLSDWDVLPVRSEYLEGHTFFKALGAVEGQSVLDLACGDGLYTRQLQSRGAHRVVGVDISEEMIRVARQHEAARPLGIEYHVADVAGMTPLGVFDCVTAVYLLHYAQSPEHLLRMCRNIHAHLKPGGRFVTYAFNPEFSAKGPNSTRYGIKILDFPESPREGQTISAELSAKTPFTIHFSHWSRNTYESALREAGFHDLTWTRPECSPEGIARYGQEFWQDYLDNPHAVALRCAR, via the coding sequence ATGGCGGCACAATACGATGACCTCGCCGTGAAGCTGTCGGACTGGGATGTCCTGCCCGTGCGCTCGGAGTACCTCGAAGGTCATACCTTCTTCAAAGCGCTGGGGGCCGTAGAGGGGCAGTCCGTCCTGGACCTGGCCTGTGGTGACGGGCTGTACACGCGGCAGCTCCAGTCGAGGGGAGCACACAGGGTGGTCGGCGTGGACATCTCGGAGGAGATGATTCGCGTCGCCCGGCAACACGAAGCGGCCCGGCCGCTGGGCATCGAGTACCACGTGGCGGACGTGGCCGGCATGACGCCGCTGGGTGTCTTTGATTGCGTGACGGCCGTCTATCTTCTGCACTATGCGCAGTCGCCGGAGCACCTGCTGCGCATGTGCCGGAACATCCATGCCCACCTGAAGCCCGGGGGCCGCTTCGTCACCTACGCGTTCAACCCCGAGTTCAGCGCGAAGGGGCCCAACAGCACTCGTTACGGCATCAAGATCCTGGACTTCCCGGAGTCACCCCGGGAAGGGCAGACCATCTCCGCGGAGCTGAGCGCGAAGACGCCCTTCACCATCCACTTCTCCCACTGGAGCCGGAACACGTACGAAAGCGCGCTGCGCGAGGCGGGCTTCCACGACCTCACCTGGACGCGCCCGGAATGCTCCCCCGAGGGCATCGCCCGGTATGGCCAGGAGTTCTGGCAGGACTACCTCGACAACCCGCACGCGGTCGCGCTGCGCTGCGCGCGGTGA